The Fusarium musae strain F31 chromosome 12, whole genome shotgun sequence genome window below encodes:
- the CYN1_2 gene encoding Cyanate hydratase, whose translation MSCEGRLASLDPLIAERVPPHCAALFEAKQAKGLTFEAIAKHLGRSEVACAALFYAQTTATDEDIKTLSQLLDLPLPMLTRAMAVFPNRGHSGPMPPVEPLIYRLYEVVQNYGYAYKAILNEKFGDGIMSAIRFGTKVEKDIDEEGNPWVVITMRGKWMEAGGMVD comes from the exons ATGTCTTGCGAAGGACGACTTGCATCTCTCGAC CCGCTCATCGCAGAGAGGGTTCCACCTCACTGTGCGGCGCTGTTCGAGGCCAAGCAGGCAAAAGGCCTAACTTTTGAGGCTATTGCCAAGCATCTTGGGCGTAGCGAAGTAGCATGCGCCGCACTGTTCTATGCTCAAACTACTGCTACGGATGAGGACATCAAGACACTCTCCCAGCTCCTCGATCTACCCCTGCCAATGCTAACTAGGGCTATGGCCGTATTCCCTAACCGTGGTCATTCTGGCCCTATGCCTCCTGTTGAGCCGCTTATCTACCGCCTATATGAAGTTGTCCAGAACTACGGCTATGCATACAAGGCTATCCTTAACGAGAAATTCGGCGACGGTATTATGAGCGCTATTCGCTTCGGCACCAAGGTCGAGAAAGATATTGACGAGGAGGGTAACCCCTGGGTTGTGATTACGATGCGAGGCAAATG GATGGAGGCGGGTGGAATGGTCGATTAG
- a CDS encoding hypothetical protein (MEROPS:MER0034664), which produces MGATLSTDKPIVHNTSKGRLKGIQRIDNVTQKPAYYRFTRVPYALPPTGDRRWRRPEKLPTDFSYDDSNGLAGDYTRFPPVCPQPHYKHGAAEVLNPDRAPEPETVFDEDCLYVNIWVPAQSPPPGGWPVQFYIHGGWLQVGDANHMNMHDPIYLMQEFPRIIVAPAYRLNLFGFMSFSGLQQDCAAHAPGNYGFWDQRAALEWTYANITEFGGNPENISLGGLSAGAYSSIFQLNYDVRRPNKTDRLIKRVYLYSNVVGVQPNDVSSPALEAQVDELLTECGIPISLSPQGKVDALRQVPSETLIKAVHRMKRHTFRAGTDGDFVNASFLADINSGEFGNLLANQGVDVMLGEVADEATLYRMVNPASDYDSLVVQLSNYYPEKVTKALLQYYTLPATGANKEEWADIGSTIIGDCQVHATIRGFTASLLKTMPEVRVLRYRISWRAKALDNWLQPSIGMCHASDIPIWWACGRRAGYEQADLDLVSEWLNPFYQYLCGDKPAWGATGLRMIKELKAEGKIENMEDANLDKGLEVWNVMIKAQLDLP; this is translated from the exons ATGGGCGCAACGCTATCAACTGATAAGCCAATCGTGCACAATACGAGCAAGGGAAGGCTTAAAGGCATCCAAAGGATTGACAATGTCACACAAAAGCCTGCTTATTATCGGTTTACCCGTGTTCCATACGCTCTGCCACCAACTGGTGATCGGAGGTGGCGTCGCCCAGAAAAGCTCCCGACAGACTTTTCATACGACGATTCAAATGGCCTTGCGGGCGACTACACGAGGTTTCCCCCCGTCTGCCCCCAGCCTCATTACAAACATGGAGCGGCAGAGGTGCTGAACCCTGATCGCGCTCCAGAGCCAGAAACCGTCTTCGACGAGGATTGCCTATACGTTAACATCTGGGTGCCTGCTCAGAGCCCACCGCCAGGCGGCTGGCCAGTCCAGTTCTACATCC ACGGTGGCTGGCTTCAAGTCGGTGATGCGAACCACATGAACATGCATGATCCAATCTATCTCATGCAGGAATTCCCTCGCATTATTGTGGCTCCTGCTTATCGACTTAATCTTTTCGGCTTCATGTCTTTCTCTGGCCTCCAACAAGACTGCGCGGCCCACGCCCCAGGAAACTATGGCTTTTGGGACCAGCGTGCCGCCCTCGAGTGGACATATGCGAACATCACTGAGTTTGGCGGAAACCCTGAGAATATTTCTCTAGGGGGTCTATCTGCAGGTGCATATTCATCTATCTTCCAACTGAACTACGACGTCAGACGTCCAAACAAGACCGATCGATTGATCAAAAGAGTCTACTTATACTCGAATGTGGTTGGAGTTCAGCCGAACGATGTGTCTTCTCCTGCACTCGAAGCCCAGGTAGATGAGCTACTTACAGAGTGCGGCATTCCAATCAGCCTTTCTCCTCAAGGAAAAGTTGATGCTTTGCGGCAGGTACCGTCAGAAACGCTGATCAAGGCCGTCCATCGTATGAAGCGACATACCTTTCGAGCTGGCACAGACGGAGACTTTGTCAACGCTAGCTTCTTGGCTGACATCAACTCTGGAGAATTTGGAAATCTTCTAGCGAATCAAGGCGTCGATGTAATGCTAGGAGAGGTCGCTGATGAAGCAACTCTCTACCGCATGGTAAACCCAGCTTCCGATTACGATAGCCTTGTGGTGCAACTGAGCAACTACTATCCAGAGAAGGTGACCAAAGCCCTTCTGCAGTACTACACTCTTCCCGCAACAGGGGCCAACAAGGAAGAGTGGGCCGACATCGGATCAACCATCATCGGCGACTGTCAAGTCCATGCTACGATTCGTGGCTTCACCGCCTCATTGCTCAAGACAATGCCTGAAGTACGTGTATTGAGGTACAGGATCTCATGGCGTGCCAAGGCACTTGACAACTGGCTCCAGCCTAGTATTGGCATGTGTCATGCCTCTGATATCCCTATTTGGTGGGCCTGTGGACGCCGGGCTGGATATGAGCAAGCTGATCTTGACCTCGTAAGCGAGTGGCTCAACCCATTCTATCAGTACTTGTGTGGGGATAAGCCAGCCTGGGGCGCTACTGGATTGAGGATGATCAAAGAATTAAAGGCCGAGGGAAAAATTGAGAATATGGAGGACGCAAATCTAGATAAGGGCCTTGAAGTATGGAACGTTATGATAAAGGCACAGTTAGATCTACCTTAA